The Vicia villosa cultivar HV-30 ecotype Madison, WI linkage group LG1, Vvil1.0, whole genome shotgun sequence genome includes a region encoding these proteins:
- the LOC131622295 gene encoding uncharacterized protein LOC131622295: MVDLHTNLSVYFDSMMATGTSFNPGSRPTGVGYIPQASPSLNTTSMLSIRQQIDESNHDMVNALTQQIGTIFTPMINNTNHSYEMLVGQMARIADFFGTPSIPPRPTPLVSNVRVVETPGNGVRIETQRQVPERDEEEHIDQNIPRVVQRNQDADQVLRHVQQNAHIGHNNISNVVEQILVQNGINVGLHRPNFVSPLSEYVRKTELPRGWKVPKFTKFAGETGESTVEHVARFQTEVVILPIMRT, translated from the coding sequence ATGGTGGATTTGCATACTAACCTATCTGTGTATTTCGACAGCATGATGGCCACAGGTACATCTTTTAATCCAGGAAGTCGACCAACAGGGGTAGGATATATTCCCCAAGCGTCACCATCACTAAATACTACGTCTATGTTGTCTATTAgacaacaaatagacgaaagtaaccatgatatggtgaATGCCCTAACACAACAAATTGGGActatttttactcccatgataaataacacaaacCATAGTTATGAAATGTTGGTTGGTCAAATGGCTAGAATAGCAGACTTTTTTGGGACACCATCGATTCCACCTCGACCCACTCCCTTAGTGTCGAATGTAAGAGTAGTTGAAACACCAGGAAATGGAGTTAGAATAGAAACTCAACGACAAGTCCCAGAGCGAGACGAAGAGGAACATATTGATCAAAATATCCCAAGAGTTGTACAACGAAATCAAGATGCAGATCAAGTTTTAAGACATGTCCAGCAAAATGCTCATATTGGCCACAATAATATTTCAAATGTAGTGGAACAAATATTAGTTCAAAATGGGATAAATGTAGGACTTCATAGGCCTAATTTTGTGTCTCCCTTGTCAGAATATGTTAGGAAAACTGAGTTAcctagggggtggaaagtcccaaagTTTACTAAGTTCGCTGGCGAAACTGGTGAGTCGACAGTTGAACATGTCGCTAGATTTCAGACTGAAGTGGTGATCTTGCCAATAATGAGAACTTGA